The Mesorhizobium loti DNA segment ATGCCGTGATGGCGCAGGCTATTGGCGCTGGCGCGCGCCTCGTCAAGCCGGCGCAGAACACGTTCTGGGGTGGCTATGCCGGTTACTTCCAGGATCCGGACGACCATCTCTGGGAAGTCGTCTTCAACCCTGCCTTTCTTCCCGAGGACTGATACTGGAGAGGAACGCGTAGCCGCTAGGTACGTTGGTAGACGCTCCAGATCGTTTCTGGAAACCATTGTTTCCGCAACCGCTTGACCGGCGCCAAGCGAATCCGCACAGTGCGCGCAATCGACCTTGAGAGGCTGCCATGACTCGCTTCGCCAAATCCGCACTTGCCGCCCTGATTTCGCTCTGCACCCCGCTTGCCGCGCCTCTCGGTATCACCCAAGCGGCGCACGCGGCCGACCTTGGCGTCTATTCCGACGACGATGGCGGCGTCTGCGGCCAACCCTGGGTGCTGAGCAAGATCACCAGCCGCTTCTCCTACCAGGTGCATCACGTGCCGCATCTGCCGGATGTGCAGATCACCGATTTCCAGCGCATCCACCAGCATCGCTATCTGCCGGCCAACGACACCTGGCCGATCGGCCGTCGCTATTGCGGCGCCACCGTCAGTCTCTCCGATGGCCGCGCCCGCACCATCTGGTACCTGATCGAGGAAGGCCAGGGCTTTGCCTCGATCGGCGACAATGTCGAATTCTGCGTCTCGGGCTTTGATCGCTGGATGGTCTACAACGGCCGCTGCCGCGTTCTCCGCTAGACGCAGCCTTCCAATTTTCGATTTCCTTTAGCGCCTGCGGCTCGACCGGCCGCAGGCGTTTTTCATGTCGTGTTGACAGAAGGCGAGATCCGTCTCATAGGTATGAGACAGACCTGTCTCATCACTTGGCGCTCACCATGACACCGTCACCCCTTTCTGACAAACGCCAGCATGTCGTCGAAACCGCCTATGCGCTGTTCAAGCGCGCCGGCTTCCATGCCACCGGCATTGACCGGATCATCGCCGAGGCCGATGTGGCCAAGATGACGATGTATCGGCATTTCCCCAGCAAGGACGAGCTGATCGTCGCGGTGCTCGACTATCGCGCCAGGCGTTTTGACGACCAGCTCGACCAGCTTGCCCGCAAGAGCATCACGCCGGAGCAGAAAATCGCCAGGATATTCGACTGGCATGGCCGCTGGTTTCGCAGCCCGGATTTCCATGGCTGTCTGTTCGCCCATGCGCTGGCCGAGTTCGGTGACCCCGAGCATCCGGTGTTCGAGGCTGTCGCCAGGCAGAAGAATGGCTTG contains these protein-coding regions:
- a CDS encoding transcriptional regulator, yielding MTPSPLSDKRQHVVETAYALFKRAGFHATGIDRIIAEADVAKMTMYRHFPSKDELIVAVLDYRARRFDDQLDQLARKSITPEQKIARIFDWHGRWFRSPDFHGCLFAHALAEFGDPEHPVFEAVARQKNGLRQRMQSILMEVMPRGRAENVAATLLMLIEGATLMAQMGQAETALREARKTALDIIAASRRPQ